From a region of the Nitrospira sp. genome:
- the fsa gene encoding fructose-6-phosphate aldolase — MKIYLDTANVKEIHEAASLGLLDGVTTNPSLVVKEGRSFREMLEEVCKIVDGPISAEVVSVEADAMVKEGKELAKIHKNIVVKCPLIPEGLKATKRLAAEGIRVNVTLCFSPTQALLAAKAGAWCVSPFIGRLDDISSNGMELIRQILAIYKNYDYKTLVLVASVRHPQHVVEAALAGGHICTMPYNIFQALFKHPLTDAGLKKFLDDWKAKGQQ, encoded by the coding sequence ATGAAAATCTATCTCGATACAGCCAACGTCAAGGAAATCCATGAAGCCGCGAGCCTCGGCTTGCTCGACGGCGTAACGACGAATCCTTCCCTGGTCGTCAAGGAAGGGCGCAGTTTCAGGGAAATGCTAGAAGAGGTATGCAAAATCGTGGATGGGCCGATCAGTGCCGAAGTCGTGAGCGTGGAAGCGGATGCCATGGTGAAGGAGGGCAAGGAGCTTGCCAAGATCCATAAGAATATCGTGGTCAAGTGTCCGCTGATTCCGGAAGGACTGAAAGCCACGAAGCGGCTGGCAGCTGAGGGAATTCGAGTAAACGTGACACTCTGTTTTTCACCCACACAGGCGCTACTGGCAGCCAAAGCCGGTGCCTGGTGTGTGTCTCCGTTTATAGGACGGCTCGATGATATCAGCTCAAACGGGATGGAACTCATTCGACAGATTCTGGCGATCTATAAGAACTATGACTACAAGACCCTTGTGTTGGTCGCGAGTGTCCGCCATCCGCAACACGTGGTCGAAGCGGCGTTGGCCGGCGGTCACATTTGCACGATGCCCTACAACATATTTCAGGCGCTCTTCAAACACCCACTGACCGATGCAGGCTTGAAAAAGTTCCTCGATGACTGGAAGGCCAAAGGCCAGCAGTAG
- a CDS encoding uracil-DNA glycosylase, with product MRTLAVLNEAISDCTACPRLVTYRQMIAQQKRKQYRDWAYWGRPVPGFGDPKARLYVLGLAPAAHGGNRTGRVFTGDRSGDWLYDALYRYGFANQPSSTHRDDGLSLTDCYIGATVRCAPPENKPGPDEFERCSRFLGLEIRLLKNHRVVIALGKIAFDHYLKTCRTQERTIPVPAPKFGHGVTYQLPWGVTLLGSYHPSQQNTFTGKLTRPMFHAVFRKARKAIECA from the coding sequence ATGCGAACCTTGGCCGTCTTGAACGAGGCTATCAGCGACTGTACGGCCTGTCCTCGGTTAGTCACGTATCGACAGATGATCGCACAACAGAAACGGAAGCAGTACCGTGACTGGGCCTATTGGGGCCGGCCGGTTCCCGGCTTCGGTGATCCCAAAGCGCGGCTCTATGTGCTAGGGCTCGCTCCTGCGGCACATGGGGGGAATCGGACGGGGCGAGTCTTCACCGGGGATCGGAGTGGAGATTGGCTGTATGACGCGCTGTACCGGTATGGATTTGCCAACCAACCTTCTTCGACGCACCGAGACGACGGCTTATCGTTGACGGATTGCTACATCGGAGCGACAGTACGTTGCGCACCGCCGGAGAATAAGCCTGGGCCGGACGAGTTTGAACGCTGCAGCCGATTCCTGGGATTGGAAATTCGTCTTCTGAAGAACCACCGCGTAGTGATTGCTCTGGGAAAGATTGCCTTCGATCATTACCTTAAGACCTGCCGGACGCAGGAGCGCACCATCCCGGTGCCGGCCCCCAAGTTCGGACATGGTGTCACGTACCAGCTTCCCTGGGGCGTCACACTGCTCGGTTCCTATCACCCCAGCCAGCAGAATACGTTTACGGGAAAATTAACTCGCCCCATGTTCCACGCGGTATTCCGAAAGGCCAGGAAAGCAATAGAGTGTGCGTGA
- a CDS encoding lytic transglycosylase domain-containing protein, whose amino-acid sequence MITRGMRTWFCAIGIAFSLLLMHVSAPAASDTTDNNGQKSETEKDLLVPDLLDLQPEPEDRLVILPEIKREGERFFLSSFKLPDKITFAGVPVPLDNWQVRERIEYEFYQFLEDQGESIILAKRTGRCFPPAEKQLAETGLPDDLKYMLLVESKCISAAYSKAKASGPWQFIPSTGRRYRLKSDAVRDERRNLEMSTEAAVKYLKYLKEFQDNDWFLAMASYNAGEERVRKLLKEQKISDYWKMHGPRETMRYVPRIIAAKEIYSQPEKYLGLTKKDLYMPLETETITVNVKESQRALTSIAEEFGTYLLELKMLNPEFKKDVLPHGTYQIRVPRQTCPSRCFKQEKTP is encoded by the coding sequence ATGATCACCCGTGGTATGCGAACCTGGTTTTGTGCAATTGGAATCGCGTTCTCTCTACTGTTGATGCACGTATCAGCACCGGCTGCGTCCGATACAACCGACAATAACGGACAGAAATCCGAGACTGAGAAAGATCTTCTCGTCCCCGACTTACTGGATCTGCAGCCCGAACCAGAAGACCGGCTGGTCATTTTGCCTGAAATCAAACGAGAGGGAGAGCGGTTCTTTTTGAGCTCATTCAAACTACCCGACAAGATCACATTTGCGGGAGTGCCGGTTCCTTTGGACAACTGGCAAGTGAGAGAGCGGATCGAATACGAGTTCTACCAATTTTTGGAAGATCAAGGTGAAAGCATCATTCTCGCCAAACGTACCGGACGTTGCTTCCCTCCCGCAGAAAAACAGCTGGCAGAAACCGGTCTGCCGGATGATCTCAAGTATATGTTGTTGGTCGAAAGCAAATGCATCTCAGCCGCTTACTCGAAAGCCAAAGCCTCCGGCCCCTGGCAGTTCATCCCCTCTACAGGTCGCCGATATCGGCTCAAGAGCGACGCGGTTCGGGACGAACGTCGGAATCTCGAAATGTCGACTGAGGCGGCTGTCAAATATCTGAAGTATCTCAAAGAGTTCCAGGATAACGACTGGTTCTTGGCGATGGCCTCCTACAATGCCGGCGAGGAACGCGTCCGCAAACTGCTCAAGGAGCAAAAAATTTCCGACTATTGGAAGATGCACGGCCCGCGCGAGACCATGCGCTATGTGCCTCGTATCATTGCCGCAAAAGAAATCTACTCTCAGCCTGAGAAATACCTGGGACTGACCAAGAAGGACCTGTACATGCCGCTCGAGACAGAAACTATCACGGTAAACGTGAAAGAATCTCAGCGTGCATTAACCTCGATCGCCGAGGAATTCGGCACCTATCTTCTCGAGCTCAAGATGTTGAACCCGGAATTCAAGAAAGATGTGCTCCCTCACGGCACCTATCAAATCCGAGTGCCCCGGCAGACCTGTCCCAGTCGGTGCTTCAAACAGGAAAAGACTCCATAG
- a CDS encoding glycerate kinase yields the protein MRLCLPPSPARPLLQKLMAAGLKAADPYHTLLNSVSVDGHVLRVGRRTYDLSRVNRVIAVGAGKASARMAQALEQALGARVDDGLVVVKTGHKLPTKRIAVLEAGHPIPDQAGLHATKRLLGLIHDLTPRDLLFVLLSGGASSLLPAPVPGVTLNDKQRTTRLLLRSGATINEINVVRKHLSRTKGGGLAASTRARIVTLILSDVIGDDLGSIGSGPTVADPSTFAEAIGVLQRYKMWHAVPTAVRHHLQQGKKGTVAETMKPGSRRLRSVHHHFIGNNRMMLEAVISTARRAGLTAKLLPAAITGEARTAVKQLTDLVSTIAAGKGLLRRPCCVVAGGETTVTVTGSGRGGRAQEFATAAALEVAGLPHTWVVALGTDGTDGPTDAAGGIVNGETVLSAMRVGVNLRSALKRHDTYPALKTLRCHIHTGPTGTNVNDLYLLLLL from the coding sequence ATGCGGCTTTGCCTTCCTCCCTCTCCTGCCCGACCACTCCTTCAGAAGTTGATGGCGGCTGGGCTTAAGGCGGCCGATCCTTACCACACCTTGCTCAACAGCGTCTCAGTTGATGGACACGTACTGCGAGTCGGGCGTCGGACCTATGACCTCTCACGCGTGAACCGAGTGATCGCAGTTGGCGCCGGCAAGGCTTCGGCCAGGATGGCCCAGGCATTGGAACAGGCTCTTGGAGCAAGAGTGGATGATGGGCTGGTTGTCGTCAAGACAGGTCACAAACTCCCAACAAAGCGGATCGCGGTTCTTGAGGCCGGCCATCCGATTCCCGATCAGGCGGGTCTTCATGCCACGAAGCGGCTCCTGGGCCTGATCCATGATCTTACGCCTCGTGATCTCCTGTTCGTTCTGCTGTCGGGAGGGGCATCAAGCCTGCTCCCGGCCCCCGTTCCTGGCGTCACTCTTAACGATAAGCAACGCACCACGCGATTGCTGCTGCGGAGCGGTGCAACGATCAACGAGATCAATGTCGTCAGAAAGCATCTTTCACGGACCAAAGGGGGTGGGCTGGCCGCTTCCACCCGGGCGAGGATTGTCACGCTCATCCTTTCTGACGTCATTGGGGATGATCTCGGTTCGATCGGTTCCGGCCCCACCGTAGCTGATCCGTCCACATTTGCCGAGGCCATAGGCGTCTTGCAACGGTATAAAATGTGGCATGCCGTACCAACAGCCGTCCGGCACCACTTGCAGCAAGGAAAGAAGGGGACCGTCGCTGAGACCATGAAGCCTGGTTCACGACGCTTGCGCTCCGTGCATCATCACTTCATCGGCAATAACCGGATGATGCTCGAAGCCGTCATAAGCACCGCAAGAAGGGCTGGTCTCACCGCTAAGCTGCTTCCTGCCGCGATCACAGGTGAAGCACGGACGGCCGTGAAGCAGTTGACTGACCTGGTCAGCACAATTGCTGCGGGGAAAGGCCTCTTGCGGCGGCCATGCTGCGTGGTAGCCGGAGGTGAGACCACAGTGACGGTCACGGGCAGCGGGAGGGGCGGGAGAGCCCAGGAATTCGCCACGGCTGCCGCACTGGAGGTCGCTGGCCTTCCACACACATGGGTCGTGGCATTAGGCACCGATGGAACCGACGGGCCGACCGATGCGGCCGGCGGGATCGTCAACGGAGAAACGGTTTTATCGGCCATGCGAGTCGGTGTGAATCTCCGTTCGGCATTGAAACGACATGATACCTATCCTGCCTTGAAAACCCTCCGCTGTCATATCCATACCGGTCCCACTGGGACGAACGTCAATGACCTTTACCTCCTCCTTCTTCTCTAG